From Cetobacterium somerae ATCC BAA-474, the proteins below share one genomic window:
- a CDS encoding SAM-dependent methyltransferase: protein MFDKNFYPTPYDVALKMIDGLNLRGMNILEPSAGKGDLLSVIKEKYTNIYCIEKNLELQSILREKEYTILGDDFLKYKPDHLFDLVLMNPPFDEGVKHFLKAWEISEEKTHIRCLLNAESIRNPCTKERKLMVDILNANGAEIEYLGDCFKDAERKTNVEVVLIKVQNRSKRKKFQFNFEEFGKEEINLEDLNINQLAKVDILQNLEDKYNAVKEIIGEYLTLKNKLEYFLDGILDKYVIESLLKNNSSIRAKRFVVKSYNTLVA from the coding sequence ATGTTTGATAAGAATTTTTACCCAACGCCATATGATGTGGCACTAAAGATGATAGATGGATTAAATTTGAGAGGAATGAATATATTAGAGCCAAGTGCGGGAAAGGGAGACCTTTTAAGTGTAATAAAAGAGAAGTATACAAATATCTATTGTATTGAAAAGAATCTAGAGTTACAGAGCATTTTAAGGGAAAAGGAATACACAATATTAGGTGATGACTTTTTAAAGTATAAACCAGATCATTTGTTTGATTTGGTTTTAATGAATCCACCTTTTGATGAAGGAGTAAAGCACTTTCTTAAAGCATGGGAAATATCAGAAGAAAAAACACATATTAGATGTCTTTTAAATGCTGAGAGTATAAGAAATCCTTGTACAAAAGAGCGAAAATTAATGGTGGATATATTAAATGCTAATGGAGCAGAAATCGAGTATCTTGGAGACTGCTTTAAAGATGCTGAAAGAAAAACTAATGTAGAAGTTGTTTTAATTAAAGTTCAAAACAGATCTAAAAGAAAAAAGTTTCAATTTAATTTTGAAGAGTTCGGAAAAGAAGAGATTAACTTAGAGGATTTAAATATAAACCAATTAGCTAAAGTAGATATACTACAAAACTTAGAGGATAAGTACAATGCTGTAAAAGAGATTATTGGGGAGTATCTGACTTTAAAGAATAAATTAGAGTATTTTCTAGATGGAATTCTAGATAAATATGTAATAGAAAGTTTGTTAAAGAATAACTCTAGTATTCGTGCGAAACGTTTTGTAGTGAAAAGCTATAACACATTAGTTGCATAA
- the ltrA gene encoding group II intron reverse transcriptase/maturase, protein MEIISNENNIKLAYRNIKANGGSRTGGTNDKTIVDIMDMKAEDYVRYIQARLKNYEPHEVRRVHIPKGDTGKTRPLGIPTIEDRLLQQCIKQVIEPICEAKFYNHSYGFRPNRGAKHAISRMYFLAQRNKLNYCVDIDIKGFFDNVHHPKLLKQVWSMGIKDKNLLCVIKKMLKAPIENEGIPSKGTPQGGILSPLLSNIVLNELDWWISSQWETKTSVYKYKLARNRLQMLKQTKLKEIYIVRYADDFKIMCRSKRDAKRIFIAVKQWLKERLYLDISEEKSKIVCLNNGYSEFLGFKIKTRKKNNKRVVTSHMSDKAKEKTIKDLKEQVKRIKKNPTVKNINRWNAMVLGKQNYYNSATLISLDFSKIGYSLSKSLHNRLKNLCSYQGTKSETFMRYYGEYNFKTQYISGTALFPIAGIKTRPPMNFSQDICDYTIGGRAKIHTNLFTVDIRILRNLLANPIQGQTNEYNDNRLSLYSGQGGLCRISQIPLKLGYMETHHLTPRYLGGGDEYKNLAFIHSYAHKVIHCTKKETFLKYIKLLAKEIIFYNIDDSKSEKIKSEELILNLTEKIKYYRIKAENFVLN, encoded by the coding sequence ATGGAAATTATCTCGAATGAAAATAACATAAAACTAGCCTACAGAAACATTAAAGCTAATGGTGGAAGCCGTACTGGTGGAACCAATGATAAGACCATAGTAGATATAATGGATATGAAAGCAGAGGATTATGTTAGATACATTCAAGCAAGGCTTAAAAACTATGAACCACACGAAGTAAGAAGGGTACATATTCCTAAAGGAGATACTGGAAAAACTAGACCGCTTGGCATACCTACCATTGAGGATAGATTACTACAACAATGTATAAAACAAGTAATAGAACCTATTTGTGAAGCCAAATTCTATAATCACAGTTATGGATTTAGACCAAATAGAGGTGCGAAACATGCAATATCTAGAATGTACTTCCTTGCTCAACGTAATAAATTGAACTATTGCGTAGACATAGACATAAAAGGATTTTTTGATAATGTACACCACCCTAAACTACTAAAACAAGTGTGGTCTATGGGAATAAAAGATAAAAACCTACTATGTGTAATCAAAAAGATGTTAAAAGCTCCCATAGAGAATGAAGGAATACCCAGTAAAGGAACACCACAAGGTGGGATATTAAGTCCACTCCTATCAAATATAGTTCTCAACGAATTAGACTGGTGGATATCTTCACAATGGGAAACCAAGACGTCGGTATATAAATACAAACTTGCACGAAATAGACTACAAATGTTAAAACAAACCAAATTAAAGGAAATCTACATTGTGAGATATGCGGACGACTTTAAAATAATGTGTAGAAGTAAAAGAGATGCTAAAAGAATATTCATAGCTGTAAAACAATGGTTAAAAGAAAGACTGTATCTTGATATTAGCGAAGAAAAGTCAAAGATAGTATGCCTAAATAACGGATATTCAGAGTTTCTAGGATTCAAAATCAAAACTAGAAAAAAGAACAACAAGAGAGTAGTAACATCACATATGAGTGATAAAGCTAAAGAGAAAACAATTAAAGACCTAAAAGAACAGGTAAAGAGAATAAAGAAAAATCCTACTGTTAAGAATATTAATAGGTGGAACGCAATGGTACTAGGGAAACAGAATTATTACAATTCCGCCACTCTTATAAGCCTTGATTTCTCAAAAATTGGATACTCACTCTCTAAATCTTTGCACAACCGACTAAAGAATTTATGCTCCTATCAAGGAACTAAATCCGAAACATTTATGAGATACTATGGAGAATATAATTTCAAAACCCAATATATATCAGGTACAGCCCTATTTCCTATAGCAGGAATCAAAACTAGACCGCCAATGAACTTCTCACAAGATATTTGTGATTATACAATAGGTGGAAGGGCTAAAATCCATACGAACCTATTTACAGTAGATATAAGAATATTACGTAATTTATTAGCCAACCCCATACAAGGTCAAACCAATGAATACAACGATAATAGACTATCACTATACTCAGGACAAGGTGGATTATGTAGAATATCTCAAATACCTTTAAAACTTGGTTACATGGAAACTCACCACCTAACACCTAGATATCTAGGAGGTGGAGATGAATATAAGAACCTAGCTTTCATACATAGTTATGCACACAAGGTTATCCACTGTACCAAGAAAGAGACATTCCTAAAGTATATAAAACTATTGGCAAAAGAAATAATATTTTACAACATAGATGATTCTAAAAGTGAAAAGATAAAGTCTGAGGAACTAATACTAAATCTAACGGAAAAAATAAAATACTATCGTATAAAAGCAGAAAATTTCGTTTTAAACTAA
- a CDS encoding DUF4942 domain-containing protein: protein MLEKIRVGFWQLVFNKTQLEERMTSNVKKDFFDSKKEYSVMPFTVDNVNKLLEILIQNSAQIFQNCIEESFDYLTMYYPDNRVHIEGWKTNERWYVGKKFILPDMLNSFRFGIHKDIISDLSYIKRDKVRDLEKVLCNLIGKNISRVATIDEVVKKGVEFGKWNESEFFKFKIFKKGTIHFEFIDEKIWNEFNRKACEGKKWLGY from the coding sequence GTGCTTGAAAAAATAAGAGTTGGATTCTGGCAGTTAGTTTTTAATAAGACTCAATTAGAAGAGCGAATGACTTCTAATGTTAAAAAAGACTTCTTTGATAGCAAGAAGGAATACAGTGTTATGCCATTTACTGTAGATAATGTTAATAAGCTGCTAGAAATTCTAATACAGAATTCTGCACAAATATTCCAGAATTGTATTGAGGAGAGCTTTGATTACTTAACTATGTATTATCCTGATAATAGAGTTCATATAGAAGGGTGGAAGACAAATGAAAGGTGGTATGTTGGAAAGAAATTTATACTACCAGATATGCTAAATAGCTTTAGATTTGGTATACACAAGGATATAATAAGCGATTTAAGCTATATCAAAAGAGATAAGGTTAGAGACTTAGAAAAGGTGTTATGTAACCTAATAGGAAAGAATATCTCTAGAGTAGCTACAATTGATGAAGTAGTTAAAAAAGGTGTTGAATTTGGTAAATGGAATGAATCGGAGTTCTTTAAATTTAAGATATTCAAGAAAGGAACTATTCATTTTGAATTTATAGATGAAAAAATATGGAATGAGTTTAATAGAAAAGCTTGTGAGGGCAAGAAATGGCTAGGGTATTAA
- a CDS encoding JAB domain-containing protein, with translation MKKILRFLKCKDIDEVVTKIKSYEISEELEQFKELMLTISKGNIGKKDLTTVKGKTELLNYLRSDIGFKSTEEFKVIYLSSSNRLLWEETLFRGTVDRSVVYPRLIIERALKYPTKGIIFAHNHPSGSLTPSKKDIVLTQELKDLLDVLDIKLLDHIILGEGDHFSFYENGLIEY, from the coding sequence ATGAAGAAAATACTAAGGTTTTTAAAGTGTAAAGATATAGATGAAGTGGTAACAAAAATAAAGAGTTATGAGATAAGTGAAGAGCTAGAACAGTTCAAAGAATTAATGCTTACAATAAGCAAAGGAAATATAGGAAAGAAAGATCTCACAACAGTAAAGGGCAAAACAGAACTTCTTAATTATTTAAGAAGTGACATAGGTTTTAAAAGTACAGAGGAGTTCAAGGTTATATACCTTAGCTCCTCTAATCGTTTATTATGGGAGGAAACACTATTTAGAGGCACTGTAGATAGAAGTGTAGTCTATCCTAGATTGATTATCGAAAGAGCCTTAAAATACCCAACTAAGGGCATTATATTCGCTCATAATCATCCAAGCGGTAGTTTAACACCAAGTAAGAAAGATATTGTATTAACACAAGAGTTAAAAGATCTATTGGATGTACTAGATATTAAGCTTTTAGATCACATTATATTAGGAGAAGGAGATCACTTTAGCTTCTATGAAAATGGACTTATTGAATACTAA